From Bacillus pumilus, one genomic window encodes:
- the ypeB gene encoding germination protein YpeB, translating to MIRGILIAILGIAVISTGYWGYKEHQEKDAVLLHAENNYQRAFHDLTYQVDQLHDKLGATLAMNSQTSISPALADVWRMSSEAHNNVSQLPLTLMPFNKTEEFLANVGDFSYKSSVKSLSDEPLNKNTHKTITSLYHQAADIQNELRQVQHLVLNKNLKWMDVEMALADGDRKNDNTIIDGLKTVERNADAFADVNLGPTNVSTESETRGYNHLKGKKISKKEAIRIAQQFAPDHNQHFKVRKSGSKTNRDVYSLSMSDPDSKANFYLDLTEKGGHPVYLLQNRDVKKQKISLNDASEKALSFLKKQGFDAESFHLDESAQFDNIGVFTYVPLQKNVLLYPDSIRMKVALDDGEVVGFSAKDYLTNHKTRDIKAPKISQKEAKKTLNQHVKIEDSHVAIVQNDMSEEVLCYEFLGTIKNDTYRMFINADTGKEERVDKLKNAEPIYKDL from the coding sequence ATGATCAGAGGAATATTGATTGCCATTTTAGGAATTGCTGTCATCTCAACAGGTTATTGGGGCTATAAAGAGCATCAAGAAAAAGACGCAGTGCTGCTGCACGCAGAGAACAACTATCAAAGGGCTTTTCACGATTTAACGTACCAAGTGGATCAGCTGCACGACAAACTTGGGGCAACGCTTGCGATGAACAGCCAAACGTCGATTTCACCAGCACTTGCAGATGTATGGAGAATGTCATCAGAAGCACATAACAATGTGAGTCAGCTTCCGCTCACATTAATGCCTTTTAACAAAACGGAAGAATTTTTGGCGAATGTCGGAGACTTTAGCTACAAATCATCAGTCAAATCCTTATCAGATGAACCATTAAACAAAAATACGCACAAAACCATTACGTCTTTATATCATCAAGCGGCTGATATCCAAAACGAACTGAGACAAGTACAGCACCTTGTCCTCAATAAAAATTTAAAATGGATGGATGTTGAAATGGCGCTTGCTGATGGCGACCGAAAGAATGATAACACCATCATTGACGGGTTGAAAACAGTCGAGAGAAATGCAGATGCATTTGCGGATGTCAATCTCGGTCCGACAAATGTGTCGACAGAATCAGAAACACGTGGTTACAATCATTTAAAAGGGAAAAAGATCTCAAAGAAAGAAGCGATACGCATTGCCCAGCAATTCGCACCTGATCATAATCAACATTTTAAGGTCAGAAAAAGCGGAAGCAAAACCAATCGAGATGTGTACAGCTTATCGATGTCAGATCCTGATAGTAAAGCGAATTTCTATTTAGACTTGACTGAAAAAGGAGGGCACCCAGTCTACCTTCTTCAAAATCGAGACGTAAAAAAACAGAAAATCAGTTTAAATGATGCATCAGAAAAAGCACTCAGCTTCTTAAAGAAGCAAGGATTTGATGCAGAGTCGTTCCATTTAGATGAAAGCGCGCAATTTGATAATATCGGTGTATTTACCTATGTACCTCTTCAAAAAAATGTACTGCTTTATCCAGATAGTATACGCATGAAGGTCGCATTAGATGATGGTGAGGTGGTTGGATTTTCAGCGAAAGACTATTTAACGAATCATAAAACAAGAGACATAAAAGCACCTAAAATCTCACAAAAAGAAGCGAAGAAAACATTGAATCAGCATGTAAAAATCGAAGATTCTCATGTAGCGATTGTTCAAAATGATATGTCAGAGGAAGTTTTGTGCTATGAGTTCCTCGGAACTATTAAGAATGATACGTACCGAATGTTCATTAATGCGGATACTGGAAAAGAAGAACGAGTAGATAAACTAAAAAACGCAGAACCTATATATAAAGACCTATAG
- the sleB gene encoding spore cortex-lytic enzyme yields the protein MDKARFMKQIVLIFSIVLLATSLMSAEKSEAFTSQVIQRGATGEDVVELQARLQYNGFYNGKIDGVYGWGTYWAVRNFQSQYGVKKVDGLVGKQTKSLLVQKTKYYKDFVQQQLQKGNEFTHYGGKPLDQQTKASAKRSSQKKTAQGAKENQKSQSGGSGTSGKTGNQSGNQQANQTPKQTAANMPGGFSSNDIQLLSQAVYSEARGEPYEGQVAIAAVILNRLNNPTFPNTIAGVIFEPLAFTAVADGQFYMSPNDTAKKAVFDAINGWDPSESAVYYFNPDTATSPWIWGRPQIKRIGKHIFCE from the coding sequence ATGGACAAAGCTCGTTTCATGAAACAAATCGTCCTTATCTTCTCAATTGTTCTACTCGCAACTTCACTGATGTCAGCTGAAAAAAGTGAAGCCTTCACCAGTCAAGTCATCCAGCGAGGTGCAACAGGAGAAGATGTAGTCGAGCTGCAAGCACGGCTCCAATATAATGGCTTTTACAATGGCAAAATTGATGGTGTATATGGCTGGGGGACGTACTGGGCCGTTCGCAACTTTCAAAGCCAATATGGTGTAAAGAAGGTCGATGGACTTGTAGGTAAACAAACAAAAAGCCTATTAGTTCAAAAGACAAAATACTATAAAGACTTTGTTCAGCAGCAGCTGCAAAAGGGGAATGAGTTTACCCATTATGGCGGGAAACCTCTTGATCAGCAAACAAAAGCTTCTGCGAAAAGAAGCTCACAAAAAAAGACAGCTCAAGGGGCAAAAGAGAATCAAAAAAGTCAAAGCGGAGGAAGCGGGACATCTGGAAAGACTGGGAATCAGTCAGGCAATCAGCAAGCAAACCAAACACCGAAACAAACGGCAGCCAACATGCCAGGTGGTTTTTCTAGTAATGATATTCAGCTCTTATCACAAGCTGTTTATAGCGAAGCAAGAGGCGAGCCGTATGAAGGTCAGGTGGCGATCGCTGCCGTTATCTTAAATCGATTGAACAACCCGACTTTTCCAAATACGATCGCAGGTGTTATTTTTGAACCGCTTGCATTTACAGCTGTGGCGGATGGTCAATTTTATATGTCGCCAAATGACACTGCTAAAAAGGCTGTGTTTGATGCCATTAACGGCTGGGACCCATCTGAGAGCGCCGTCTATTACTTTAATCCTGATACAGCAACAAGTCCATGGATTTGGGGAAGACCACAAATTAAACGAATCGGGAAACATATTTTCTGCGAATAA
- the prsW gene encoding glutamic-type intramembrane protease PrsW codes for MIAIISAGLAPGIALLSYFYLKDQYDNEPVHMVIRSFMLGVILVFPTMFIQYVLQEENIATNPILISFVTSGFLEESLKWFILMVSVYAHAQFDEHYDGIVYGTSVSLGFATLENILYLVGHGVEYAFTRALLPVSSHALFGVVMGFYIGKARFSAKKEQVKWLILSLTLPVLFHGLYDFILLGMRNWGYIMLPFMIFLWWFGLRKAKKARSVKMVQI; via the coding sequence ATGATCGCAATCATCTCAGCAGGTTTAGCTCCCGGCATCGCACTTTTAAGTTATTTTTATTTGAAAGATCAGTACGACAATGAGCCGGTTCACATGGTCATCAGATCTTTTATGCTAGGTGTCATACTTGTGTTTCCAACCATGTTTATTCAATATGTCCTTCAAGAGGAAAATATCGCAACGAACCCTATCTTGATTTCATTTGTGACGTCGGGCTTTTTAGAGGAATCATTAAAATGGTTTATTTTAATGGTCAGCGTCTATGCGCATGCCCAGTTTGACGAACACTATGATGGGATTGTGTATGGAACAAGTGTCTCACTTGGTTTTGCAACATTAGAAAATATTCTTTACTTGGTCGGGCATGGGGTTGAATATGCGTTCACCCGTGCTTTATTACCCGTCTCAAGTCACGCTTTATTCGGTGTTGTGATGGGGTTTTATATCGGGAAAGCCCGTTTCTCTGCAAAAAAAGAGCAAGTGAAATGGTTGATCCTATCTTTAACGCTCCCAGTACTTTTTCACGGCTTATATGATTTTATTCTTCTTGGCATGAGAAATTGGGGATATATTATGCTGCCATTCATGATTTTTTTATGGTGGTTTGGCCTGCGGAAAGCAAAAAAGGCCCGTTCAGTGAAAATGGTGCAAATTTAA
- a CDS encoding YpdA family putative bacillithiol disulfide reductase: protein MKQEKAIIIGGGPCGLSAAIAFKQIGIDALVIEKGNVVNSIYHYPTHQTFFSTSEKLEIGDVAFITENRKPVRIQALSYYREVVRRKSLRVHAFEKVTAVTKKDGCFTVSTSKDDYSCDYVVIATGYYDHPNYMNVKGEDLPHVYHYFKEGHPYFDKDVTVIGGKNSSVDAALELVKCGSRVTVLYRGTEYSSSIKPWILPEFEALVRNGTIRMEFGAQVKEITEEEVIFTNQQDQTERVKSDYVFAMTGYHPDHSFLEKMGVTIDQESGRPAFDEQTMETNVEGIFIAGVIAAGNNANEIFIENGRFHGGLIAEEINKRMNG from the coding sequence ATGAAACAAGAAAAAGCGATCATAATAGGAGGCGGCCCTTGCGGGCTATCAGCTGCCATCGCGTTCAAGCAAATCGGAATTGATGCACTTGTCATTGAAAAGGGGAATGTCGTTAACAGTATTTATCATTACCCAACACATCAAACCTTTTTCAGTACAAGTGAAAAGCTTGAGATTGGTGATGTCGCTTTTATTACTGAAAATCGCAAACCCGTTCGTATCCAGGCGCTTTCTTATTACCGAGAAGTAGTCAGACGAAAAAGCCTGCGTGTGCATGCCTTTGAAAAAGTAACCGCTGTGACGAAAAAAGATGGCTGTTTTACCGTGAGCACATCAAAAGACGACTATTCATGTGATTATGTCGTGATTGCTACTGGTTACTATGATCATCCAAACTATATGAACGTCAAAGGAGAAGACCTTCCTCATGTGTATCATTATTTTAAAGAAGGACACCCTTACTTTGATAAAGATGTGACGGTGATCGGCGGGAAAAACTCAAGTGTCGATGCAGCGCTAGAACTTGTGAAATGCGGAAGCAGAGTCACTGTGCTGTATCGAGGAACTGAATATTCGTCTAGCATCAAACCTTGGATTTTACCAGAGTTTGAAGCGCTTGTGCGGAATGGAACCATCCGAATGGAGTTTGGAGCGCAGGTGAAGGAAATCACAGAAGAAGAGGTGATTTTTACAAACCAGCAAGATCAAACGGAGCGAGTGAAAAGTGATTATGTTTTTGCCATGACAGGCTATCATCCAGATCATTCTTTCTTAGAAAAAATGGGTGTGACAATTGATCAAGAATCAGGCCGTCCAGCATTTGATGAACAGACGATGGAGACAAACGTAGAAGGTATTTTCATTGCAGGAGTCATTGCAGCTGGAAATAATGCCAATGAAATTTTCATTGAAAATGGAAGGTTTCATGGGGGGCTTATTGCAGAAGAAATCAACAAAAGAATGAACGGATAA
- a CDS encoding Glu/Leu/Phe/Val family dehydrogenase, with the protein MAADQNAAHNAEDKLDVLKSTQTVIHKALDKLGYPQEVYELLKEPIRLLTVKIPVRMDDGSVKIFTGYRAQHNDAVGPTKGGIRFHPNVTEKEVKALSIWMSLKCGIVDLPYGGGKGGIICDPREMSFRELEKLSRGYVRAISQIVGPTKDVPAPDVFTNSQIMAWMMDEYSRIDEFNSPGFITGKPIVLGGSHGRDTATAKGVTICIKEAAKKKGIDINGARVVVQGFGNAGSYLAKFMYDAGAKIVGISDAYGGLYDEDGLDIDYLLDRRDSFGTVTKLFNDTITNQELLELDCDILVPAAIENQITEDNAANIKAKIVVEAANGPTTLEGTKILSDRGVLLVPDVLASAGGVTVSYFEWVQNNQGFYWTEEEVETRLEDMMVKSFNNIYEMAQNRRIDMRLAAYMVGVRKMAEASRFRGWI; encoded by the coding sequence ATGGCAGCCGATCAAAACGCCGCTCATAACGCAGAAGATAAGCTAGATGTTTTAAAGTCAACTCAAACCGTCATACATAAAGCGCTAGACAAATTAGGGTATCCGCAAGAAGTGTATGAATTGCTGAAGGAGCCAATTCGTCTATTAACGGTCAAAATTCCAGTACGGATGGATGATGGATCAGTGAAAATTTTCACTGGTTACCGCGCACAGCACAATGATGCTGTCGGACCGACAAAAGGCGGCATTCGTTTCCACCCAAACGTTACTGAAAAAGAAGTAAAAGCGCTTTCAATTTGGATGAGTTTAAAATGTGGTATTGTGGATCTTCCTTATGGCGGAGGAAAAGGCGGTATTATCTGTGATCCAAGAGAAATGTCATTTAGAGAGCTTGAAAAGCTAAGCCGCGGCTATGTTCGCGCAATCAGTCAAATCGTTGGTCCAACAAAAGATGTACCAGCACCAGATGTGTTTACAAACTCTCAAATTATGGCATGGATGATGGACGAATATTCTAGAATTGATGAATTTAACTCGCCAGGATTTATCACAGGAAAACCAATTGTTCTTGGAGGGTCACACGGACGTGATACTGCAACAGCAAAAGGTGTGACGATCTGCATCAAAGAAGCGGCGAAGAAAAAAGGAATTGACATCAACGGGGCTCGTGTTGTCGTACAGGGATTCGGAAATGCAGGAAGCTACTTGGCTAAATTCATGTATGATGCCGGAGCAAAAATCGTAGGGATTTCAGATGCTTATGGCGGATTATACGATGAAGATGGTCTTGATATTGACTACTTGCTAGACCGGCGTGACAGCTTTGGAACCGTGACTAAATTATTTAACGATACCATTACAAACCAAGAGCTGCTTGAGCTTGATTGTGATATCTTAGTACCTGCAGCCATTGAGAACCAAATCACTGAAGATAACGCGGCAAACATTAAAGCCAAAATTGTCGTAGAAGCAGCAAATGGTCCAACGACACTTGAAGGAACAAAAATTCTTTCAGATCGTGGAGTACTGCTTGTCCCAGACGTACTTGCGAGTGCGGGTGGTGTAACGGTTTCTTACTTTGAATGGGTGCAGAATAACCAAGGGTTCTACTGGACTGAAGAGGAAGTCGAAACTCGTTTAGAAGATATGATGGTGAAATCATTTAATAATATTTATGAAATGGCGCAAAACCGCCGCATCGATATGCGTCTTGCTGCATATATGGTCGGCGTACGTAAAATGGCTGAAGCTTCTCGATTCAGAGGCTGGATTTAA
- a CDS encoding genetic competence negative regulator has product MRLERLNYNKIKIFLTLDDLTDRGLTKEDLWKDSFKVHQLFKDMMNEANQELGFEASGPIAVEVFSLQAQGMVVIVTKSQQEDADDDEFDEDYIEMQVKLDESNHVLYQFASFEDVIQLSHSLSRIGLLGGTVYHYEGQYFLSLDDFEELSADTVISILAEFGSPTTLTIHRLKEYGKVIMQDDAVKTIQMYF; this is encoded by the coding sequence ATGCGACTGGAGCGTCTGAATTATAATAAAATCAAAATTTTTCTCACACTAGATGACCTGACAGACCGGGGTCTTACGAAAGAAGACCTTTGGAAAGATTCGTTCAAAGTCCATCAGCTGTTTAAAGACATGATGAACGAGGCGAATCAGGAGCTCGGTTTTGAAGCGAGTGGACCGATTGCTGTTGAAGTATTTTCTCTTCAGGCGCAGGGGATGGTCGTCATTGTCACAAAGAGTCAGCAGGAAGATGCTGATGATGATGAGTTTGATGAAGATTACATTGAGATGCAAGTCAAGCTCGACGAGAGTAATCATGTGCTCTATCAATTTGCCTCGTTTGAAGATGTGATTCAGCTGTCCCATAGTTTAAGTCGTATTGGGCTTTTAGGGGGTACAGTTTACCATTATGAAGGTCAATATTTTCTCAGCCTAGATGATTTTGAAGAACTGTCTGCTGATACAGTCATTTCCATTTTAGCGGAGTTTGGTTCTCCTACGACATTAACGATTCATCGGCTAAAAGAATATGGAAAAGTGATCATGCAAGATGATGCAGTGAAAACGATTCAAATGTATTTTTAA
- a CDS encoding metallophosphoesterase, whose protein sequence is MKYAIGFTAAIAAVTTGVCVTAKMVKTAKQNNIKKHYFTIEALQSDRPAVIFFISDTHRRLISDSLLAEVTQEEPDVIMVGGDLAEKGVPYARIEENVKRLSRIAPVYFVWGNNDHELHQQKFKEILHAYDVTTLQNETAVWDFEGQPIKVGGIDDIRLEKADYEAIRPEFVKDEVNILLSHNPDVHHLMSEEEGIDLVLSGHTHGGQIRIGKFGPYEKGRTGQVKGAFFLISNGYGTTKIPMRLGAEPETHLIYLMPVKTR, encoded by the coding sequence ATGAAATATGCCATCGGATTTACTGCCGCCATTGCGGCTGTTACAACAGGTGTGTGTGTAACGGCAAAAATGGTGAAAACGGCAAAACAAAACAACATCAAAAAGCATTACTTTACAATAGAGGCACTTCAATCAGATCGACCAGCAGTGATTTTCTTTATTTCTGATACACACCGGCGTCTTATTAGTGACTCATTATTAGCAGAAGTCACACAAGAAGAACCAGATGTCATTATGGTAGGAGGGGACTTAGCAGAAAAAGGTGTACCCTACGCCAGGATTGAAGAAAATGTGAAACGTTTATCAAGAATTGCGCCCGTTTATTTTGTTTGGGGAAATAATGATCATGAGCTGCACCAGCAGAAGTTTAAAGAGATACTTCATGCATATGATGTCACGACTCTGCAAAATGAAACGGCTGTGTGGGATTTCGAAGGCCAGCCAATCAAAGTTGGAGGTATCGATGATATTCGGCTTGAAAAGGCGGATTATGAAGCGATACGGCCTGAGTTTGTGAAAGATGAAGTGAATATTCTCTTATCACACAACCCAGATGTACATCATTTGATGAGTGAAGAAGAGGGAATCGACCTTGTTCTGAGCGGTCATACGCATGGAGGTCAGATCCGAATCGGAAAATTTGGTCCATATGAAAAAGGAAGAACAGGTCAGGTCAAAGGCGCGTTTTTTCTCATTAGTAATGGCTATGGAACAACAAAGATTCCAATGCGTCTCGGGGCAGAACCAGAAACCCATCTGATCTATTTAATGCCTGTAAAAACGCGATGA
- a CDS encoding DUF2663 family protein → MTLHVISRYMDQPTQKMMETLIKRKHKYEGFAKQCKRWQWTALLSLAILLFYFVITANKGGSLQPEAMIATLLGHEIFLFWIMAEVFAFYASYYYKKKEEKAEDEYHRLRCEIIQKSTDLWPQSDQWKEREAVFHYMQKQYDINLYYESK, encoded by the coding sequence ATGACATTGCACGTAATCAGCCGCTATATGGATCAGCCGACACAGAAAATGATGGAAACGTTGATCAAAAGAAAGCACAAATATGAGGGCTTTGCTAAGCAGTGCAAAAGATGGCAATGGACAGCCCTATTGTCGCTGGCGATTCTTTTGTTTTATTTTGTAATAACGGCAAATAAGGGAGGCTCTCTTCAGCCGGAAGCGATGATTGCAACACTGCTTGGTCATGAGATCTTTCTATTTTGGATAATGGCTGAGGTGTTTGCTTTTTACGCATCTTATTACTATAAGAAAAAAGAGGAAAAGGCTGAGGATGAATATCATCGGCTTAGATGTGAGATTATACAAAAAAGCACAGACTTATGGCCGCAATCAGACCAGTGGAAAGAGCGTGAAGCGGTTTTTCACTATATGCAGAAGCAATATGACATTAATCTCTATTATGAAAGTAAATAA
- a CDS encoding LysM peptidoglycan-binding domain-containing protein produces MEEMSRMQRKKEQLTNNHDDDVEEILEEKVHPSDDSHFPTREDFHEYKKQRTKKVRNPLFTTLAIIFPIIVITVFFLLIYYTSKEINDNNNQGVYIDKTSSADTDPVPSALVETKNDASDDKADASDEEKKKKDEEKEKQRSKEKAEQKKKEKAAKEKEEREKAAAAKKREQQQLALQKQQEEKKRKEAEEKKKQEEKPVRVVQHTVGPEENLYRISMKYYKNRSGEEKIKAYNHLNGNSVYSGQVLNIPLEN; encoded by the coding sequence ATGGAAGAAATGTCGAGAATGCAGAGAAAGAAGGAGCAGCTGACAAACAACCATGACGACGATGTAGAGGAAATTCTTGAAGAAAAAGTACATCCTTCTGATGACTCTCACTTTCCTACACGAGAAGACTTTCATGAATATAAGAAGCAGCGCACGAAAAAAGTGCGCAATCCTTTGTTTACGACATTGGCTATTATCTTTCCTATCATCGTCATCACTGTTTTCTTTCTATTGATCTATTACACATCAAAGGAAATCAACGATAATAACAATCAAGGTGTATACATCGATAAAACCTCAAGTGCTGACACAGACCCAGTTCCGTCAGCACTTGTCGAAACAAAAAATGACGCTAGCGATGATAAAGCGGATGCGTCTGATGAAGAGAAGAAAAAGAAAGATGAAGAAAAAGAAAAGCAGCGATCAAAAGAAAAAGCAGAGCAGAAGAAAAAAGAAAAAGCCGCTAAAGAGAAAGAAGAGCGTGAAAAAGCCGCAGCTGCGAAAAAGCGTGAACAGCAGCAGCTCGCACTGCAAAAACAACAAGAAGAGAAAAAACGAAAAGAAGCCGAAGAGAAAAAGAAGCAGGAAGAAAAGCCGGTTCGTGTCGTACAGCACACTGTGGGCCCAGAGGAAAACCTGTATCGAATCTCGATGAAATATTACAAAAACCGATCGGGTGAAGAGAAAATTAAAGCCTATAATCATTTAAATGGGAACAGTGTATACAGTGGTCAAGTACTCAACATTCCATTGGAAAACTAA
- a CDS encoding CPBP family intramembrane glutamic endopeptidase produces the protein MIEQHRQIIEKLTDRQVVEQLYFTQLLMLIVSFLLGIFMFDQWMDFTALWQIHDMRILTYGIGGALLVIIVDAIVMKVFPAHMYDDGGLNEKMFKNRSIPHIVWLALLIAFSEEILFRGIVQQQFGLEIASIVFALLHFRYLSKILLFILVVSISIFLGLLYEWTGNLFVPVMTHFIIDLVFACQIRLKYKGRDEHGRNVENAEKEGAADKQP, from the coding sequence TTGATTGAACAACATCGTCAAATCATTGAAAAATTAACCGATCGACAAGTCGTAGAACAGCTGTATTTCACGCAGCTCCTCATGCTTATCGTTTCTTTTTTACTAGGCATATTTATGTTCGATCAATGGATGGATTTTACAGCACTTTGGCAGATTCATGATATGCGCATTCTGACATATGGAATTGGCGGTGCTTTGCTCGTCATCATTGTGGATGCGATTGTCATGAAGGTGTTTCCCGCTCATATGTATGATGATGGCGGTTTAAATGAAAAGATGTTCAAAAACCGAAGCATCCCGCATATTGTTTGGTTAGCACTTCTCATCGCTTTTTCAGAGGAAATACTATTTCGCGGAATCGTTCAACAGCAATTTGGGCTGGAGATTGCCAGCATCGTGTTTGCGCTTCTTCACTTTCGCTATTTATCAAAAATACTCTTGTTTATCCTCGTGGTTTCCATTAGTATTTTTTTAGGACTTTTATACGAGTGGACGGGGAATTTATTTGTTCCTGTCATGACTCATTTTATCATTGACTTAGTCTTTGCTTGTCAAATTCGTTTGAAATATAAGGGGAGGGATGAACATGGAAGAAATGTCGAGAATGCAGAGAAAGAAGGAGCAGCTGACAAACAACCATGA
- a CDS encoding RecQ family ATP-dependent DNA helicase — translation MDKLHQTLMRYFGHDTFKVGQEDIIQSVLHQKDTVAMLPTGGGKSLCYQIPGYMTEGLVLIISPLLSLMEDQVERMKMRGEKRVAALNSTLSFQERRHIIRHLPSYKFLFVAPEALMSEVLLEQLKSMHIGLFVVDEAHCISEWGHDFRPEYSKLGEWREALGHPVALALTATATKQTLKDTVQTLRLQHPDFHIHSVNRPNIAFVKEAHESKEAKEKRAIELADFLQGPGLIYCPTRQMTEELALWMKQKTNQRVEFYHGGMDAGDRMLIQQQFISGQLDLICCTSAFGMGIDKANIRFVIHMSPPQSIEAFMQEIGRAGRDGKNSVSILLYTEEDADIQQHLIQAEGFDDPEIDFFLAQLTQMQTNDEKKLRERLMETGLQETRARMLTHYYMMHESEQRPAILMNLKEKLQDRQTEKLRKVWQFKERIMGHDCFRQSLLSYFHEQLNQTEHASSDHCCSSCGLDLSDYEKKDQSLELNEMKHWKTVLDRMFHLTKEAQH, via the coding sequence ATGGATAAGCTTCATCAGACGCTCATGCGATACTTTGGCCACGACACATTTAAAGTGGGTCAAGAGGACATTATTCAAAGTGTACTGCATCAAAAAGATACGGTTGCCATGCTGCCTACTGGCGGAGGGAAGTCACTTTGCTATCAAATTCCTGGCTATATGACAGAAGGATTAGTTCTGATTATTTCGCCTCTTTTATCGCTTATGGAGGATCAAGTCGAACGAATGAAAATGCGCGGAGAAAAACGAGTGGCGGCGCTTAACAGCACATTGTCTTTTCAGGAGAGACGACATATCATTCGGCATTTGCCATCATATAAATTTTTATTCGTCGCACCTGAGGCATTAATGTCAGAAGTGCTGCTAGAACAACTCAAGTCGATGCATATTGGTCTGTTTGTCGTCGATGAAGCGCATTGTATATCAGAATGGGGGCATGATTTCCGTCCTGAATATTCAAAGCTGGGAGAATGGAGAGAAGCGTTAGGTCATCCTGTTGCTTTAGCTCTTACAGCTACAGCAACGAAACAAACGCTAAAAGATACAGTGCAAACGCTAAGATTACAGCATCCTGACTTTCATATTCATTCCGTCAACCGCCCGAACATTGCCTTCGTCAAAGAAGCGCACGAATCGAAAGAAGCAAAAGAGAAACGGGCCATTGAGCTTGCGGACTTCCTGCAAGGACCAGGTCTTATTTATTGCCCGACCCGGCAAATGACAGAAGAGCTTGCACTCTGGATGAAACAAAAAACCAATCAGCGTGTTGAGTTTTATCATGGCGGAATGGATGCAGGAGACCGTATGCTCATTCAGCAGCAATTTATCAGCGGTCAGCTTGATCTCATTTGCTGCACGAGTGCTTTTGGCATGGGAATTGATAAAGCAAATATCCGATTTGTCATTCATATGAGCCCGCCGCAATCGATTGAAGCATTTATGCAAGAGATTGGAAGAGCGGGAAGGGACGGGAAAAACAGTGTGAGCATTCTTTTATATACAGAAGAGGATGCAGATATTCAGCAACACTTGATCCAAGCAGAAGGATTTGACGATCCAGAAATTGATTTCTTCTTAGCCCAGCTCACACAAATGCAGACAAATGATGAAAAAAAATTACGTGAACGATTAATGGAAACAGGGCTTCAGGAGACCCGTGCAAGAATGCTGACGCATTATTACATGATGCATGAGTCCGAACAGCGCCCGGCAATCCTCATGAATCTAAAAGAAAAATTGCAGGACAGACAAACTGAAAAGCTGAGAAAAGTGTGGCAATTTAAAGAGCGGATCATGGGTCATGACTGCTTTAGACAATCTCTGTTATCATACTTTCACGAACAGCTTAATCAAACAGAGCATGCGTCCTCTGATCATTGCTGCTCTTCTTGCGGACTTGACCTGTCTGATTATGAAAAAAAAGATCAATCATTGGAGCTGAATGAAATGAAACACTGGAAGACCGTGCTGGATCGTATGTTTCATCTGACAAAAGAGGCGCAGCATTGA